Within Paenibacillus sp. RUD330, the genomic segment GATCAGGAATCCGCTGTACAAAATAGGAACAAACGCAACGGCGATGAACGAAATCGCGAGCATCGGCTTCTTGAACATGACCTTCAGGTCTTTGCCGACGACGTTCAAGGCTTTCATGGTTTTCCTCACCCTATCTTTCGTTTATCTTTTTCGGTCGGCTTGCGCATGCTAACCAGCGAGGATCCGCTGGATCACTGAAGCACTATCCTCCAAGTTCTGACCAAAAATCAATTTCGGTCAGTTGGTCAAAACCTACTTTAACACGCCCTCCGGCATCTTGCAAGAGCTCCTCCGCAGTGCAAGCGCTGTCTCTTCAAATAAAAACGAAACGGCCATTGCAGTTCTCCGTATAGAAAAGTTATGATTGGTATCGAATGACCAAAATACATTTTTAGTTCCACGGTCAATGAAGTGATGGCTGAGGAACCCCGATATAAAGGAGCGATCCCTTTCATGTCCATCGATCGGAGGACGGAAGTCGTCAACGCCGCAGCCAAATCCTTTGCCATGTTCGGCTACAAGGCCACTACAATGGATCAGGTCGCCAAAATCGCACGGGTGGGTAAAGGAACGATCTATACTTTTTTTGATAATAAAGAGCAGCTGTTCGAGGAAATCATGAACAACTTCATCAAGGAAATCCTCGCGGTGGCGGAGGCTGCCATCGATCCGGACAAGCCGTTCGCCGAAAATCTTCACCGCTGCCTGCTCGACGTGCTCACCTACCGCCGCGAGCATGAGCTCAGCGTCCGCCTCTCCTTGGAGATGAAGGAATTCGGAACCGCGGCGGCCGGCTTCGGCATCCGCATGACCGAAGAAGCGCTGAACGGCTTTGTCAGCGGCGCCGTCCAGGACGCCATCGTCAAAGGCGAGATCAAGCCTTGCGATCCCAAGCTTACCGCCTATGTGCTGATCAAGCTGTTCATCACGCTCGTCAGCGACTGGCCGGCCGCGTCCGGACAGCCGATGAAGGAAGAGGAAATCATGAAGATGTTCGAGCTCTATTTCCTGAACGGAGTTTCCGCGCAGGGCTAGTCCGGACTTGAAACTGGCCGAATAAACGCCGAACAGCCGCCCGGCATCATCTCGCGATGACGCCGGGCGGCTGTTTTGGGCATGCCGGTTAAACCTTACCGGAAGAGGGAAACATACTCGCCGTAGCCTTCCTGCTCCAGCTCCGACATCGGAATGAAACGCAGCGCAGCGGAATTGATGCAATAGCGGAGACCGCCCTGGTCCTTCGGACCGTCGTCGAACACATGGCCCAGATGGGAATCGGCGCGGGTGCTGCGGACCTCGGTGCGGACCATGAAATGGCTCGTGTCCGTCTTCTCGTTGACGCCCTGCTTGCTCAGCGGGCGGGTGAAGCTCGGCCAGCCGCAGCCGGAATCGAACTTGTCGAGGGAGCTGAACAAAGGCTCTCCCGAAACGATGTCGACGTAGATCCCTTCCTCCTTGTGATCCCAGAATTCGTTGCGGAACGGGGGCTCCGTGCCGTTGTTCTGGGTCACCTCGTACTGCATCGGGTTGAGCCGCGTGCGCAGATCGTCCTCGTTTTTCTTCATCGTCCAGTTTTCCTTGATGAAGGCGTCGCGGCCGGAGCCTTTGCGGTACATCTTGTAGCGGAACGGATGGGTCTTGTGGTAGTCCTGATGATAGTCCTCCGCATCGTAGAACGTTGCCGCAGGCTCGATCGTGACGACGATCGGACGGTCGAAGCGCCCGCTCTCCTCGAGGCTGCGCTTGGATTCCTCCGCCAGCTTGCGCTGCTCCTCGCTATGATAGAAGATGACCGGACGGTACGAGTCGCCGCGGTCCGCGAACTGGCCCATCGCATCCGTCGGATCGACCTGCTGCCAATAGATGTCCAGAAGCTTGGCGTACGGGAACACATCGGCGTCGAAAGTGATCTGAACGGCTTCCGTATGGCCTGTATCGCCCGCGCATACTTCATCGTAAGTCGGGTTCTCCTTATGTCCGCCCGTATAGCCGGAGACGACCTTGATGATGCCCGGCTGCTCCTCGAACGGAGACACCATGCACCAGAAACAGCCTCCGGCGAATGTCGCTGCTTGCTCGTTTGCCATATCTCAATCCCTCCTGGGGTATCGTAATTGTCGCTTTCAATGATACTGCAAGGACTCTATACTGGGTCCTCTTCCTTCTATTATAACGAAAGCATGCCCTTCAAGTCCAAGCCTCTACTCCCGCAGCGCATCCTGCAGCTTGGTCGACATGGACGAGCCGCTGCCGCCCATTCTTCGGCGCAGCCGCTGCATCTCCCCCGTGAGCCTCGCGACCTCCGCCTCGAGAGAAGCCTTCTCCTGCTCCCATCGGGACAGGCGGTCCCTCAGCTGCCGGTTCTCTTCCTCCAGCGTGTTCATCCGCACATCATCGTTCATCTCGCTCATCCTTCCTCCTGGACCATCAGCTCCGGACTCCGCTCCCTCAAGATGTAGTCCATGAGCGCCGTCCTCTCTTCCTCGCCCGGGGAACATTCCGGATCTTCATCAAACGGCATCCTCCCGCCTGCAGCAGCCAGCTCCCGCCGAACAAAGGTTGCCGCCAGCCGCAGCGAATGTCCGGCAGCCGGAATCCAGCCCGGCATCATCGCCGTAAAATCGTGAATCATTCCCGCATAGCAGCGGTATTCAACCGCGACTCCGTCCCGCCGCAGGCGCTCGGCATACTGATGCCCCTGGTCGCGCAACGGGTCCAGCTCCGCCGTGACGACAAGCGCCGGCGGCAAGCCCTCCAGCGTATCCGCCAACAGCGGAGACACGGCTGGCCGGCTTCGATGCTCCTTCGGGGCATAACCGGACGCGAACTGCTGCAGCAGCCGCAGCGTCAGCATATACTGCCTGCCGTTTTCCCGCAGCGAAGGCTGTGCCGAGCTGCGGGCGCCGCCTGTCAGATCGACCGCCGGATACAGCAGCGCCTGGCAGGCGATGTCCGGCCCTCCGCGCTCCTTGGCCAGCAAAGCCGTCACGGCCGCGATATTGCCGCCAGCGCTCTCGCCGGCTACGGCGATCCGGCTGCCGTCTCCTCCCAAGCGAGACGCATGGAGCGAGGCCCATTTCAAAACGTCGTAGGCATCCTCCACTCCGGCCGGATAGGGATGCTCCGGCGCCAGCCTGTACCCGACCGACAGCAGCATGCAGCCGCTCAGCACGCACCAGGCCCGATTGTATCGATGCCGGGCGGTATGGTCGCCAAGAGCGAAACCGCCGCCATGGAAATACAAGACGATCGGGAGCTTGTCCGACTCGCCTGCGCTCTCGGGCCGGTACAGGCGAACAGGAATGATGCGGCCGTCATCGGCTGTGACGGCGATGTCCTTCCAGACAGCCTTGCCCTCCACCCGCAAGGCTGCGGCGGCATCCAAGCCCTTCATGAACAGCTTCATGCCAGGGCGCATCCGCGGCAAGGGAAGGCCCGTCATCCAGGATCCGGCATGGACGATGCCCAGCAGCAGCCTGAGCGGCAGCGAGCGGGGGCCGTTCGGTCGCTTCGCGGAATCAGCGCCCTCCCGTTCTTGGCTTGACACGCTGGATCATCTCCGTCTTCAGGCTCCATAGCGACTCGCTGAAAGCAACCGGATACGGCTCCGGATGCAGCTTGCGCAGATGCGGCTGGCGGAACAGCTTCAGCTGCCCGGCGTGGTAAGCCCGAATCTCATCCAATGCGGGCAGCTCACCCGTCAGCCGTCCGTCCCGGAAGACGGCATTCAGCAGCGGAACGGCGACATAATCCTCCGCCTCTGCCGTCACATACGGGTGGGCCGGATCGACCAGCTTCAGCACCGCTCCTTCGGCAGGCGCCGGATCCCCGCGCAAAGTCATGAAATCGGCGACAGCCATGCCGCTTCGGCGATCGATCAGGCGATAAATGTCCTTGACGCCCGGGTTGGACACTTTATCGAGGTTGCCGGAAATTTTGATCACCGGCTCGTAGCGGCCGTCCTTCTCTCTGGCGACGAGCTTGTATACCCCTCCGAGGGAGGGCTGATCCGCAGCCGTGATCAGCTGCGTGCCGACGCCCCATGTATCGATCCGCGCGCCCTGAGCCTTGAGATTCATGATGATGTGCTCGTCCAGGTCGTTGGAGGCGACGATCTTCACATCCGGGAATCCGGCTTCGTCCAGCATCCGCCTGGCTTCTCTCGACAGCACCGCCAGATCGCCGCTGTCGAGCCGGATGCCCTGGAGCTCCTTGCCTTCCTTCCGCAGCTCTTCACCCGTCCGGATGGCATTGGGGACGCCGCTTTTGAGCGTATCGTACGTATCGACGAGCAGCGTGACTCCATCCGGGAGCGCTTTGGCGTAATTCATGAAGGCTTCCAGCTCGCTGTCGAATGCCTGTACCCAGGCATGGGCATGGGTTCCCTTTGCCGGCATGCCGAACATCATGCCGGCTCTCATGTTGCTGGTGGCATGGAAGCCGGCGATGTAAGCCGCTCTCGCTCCCCATACCGCCGCATCCATTTCCTGGGCGCGCCGGGTTCCGAACTCGAGCAGCGTATCGTCTCCCGCCGCCTGCTTGACGCGCGATGCCTTGGTCGCGATCAGCGTCTGGAAATTGGCCGCATTCAAAAGTGCCGTCTCCACGAGCTGGGCTTCCATGATTCTCGCTTCGACCCGGATCAGCGGCTCTCCCGGAAATACGAGCGTTCCTTCCGGCACCGCTTCAAGCGTGCCCGTAAAACGGAAGGAGCGCAGCTCGTCGAGGAAAGCCTCCTCGTATCGTTCCTCCTGGGTGCGGAGATAGTCCAGGTCCTCTTCGCTG encodes:
- a CDS encoding TetR/AcrR family transcriptional regulator — encoded protein: MSIDRRTEVVNAAAKSFAMFGYKATTMDQVAKIARVGKGTIYTFFDNKEQLFEEIMNNFIKEILAVAEAAIDPDKPFAENLHRCLLDVLTYRREHELSVRLSLEMKEFGTAAAGFGIRMTEEALNGFVSGAVQDAIVKGEIKPCDPKLTAYVLIKLFITLVSDWPAASGQPMKEEEIMKMFELYFLNGVSAQG
- the msrB gene encoding peptide-methionine (R)-S-oxide reductase MsrB; translated protein: MANEQAATFAGGCFWCMVSPFEEQPGIIKVVSGYTGGHKENPTYDEVCAGDTGHTEAVQITFDADVFPYAKLLDIYWQQVDPTDAMGQFADRGDSYRPVIFYHSEEQRKLAEESKRSLEESGRFDRPIVVTIEPAATFYDAEDYHQDYHKTHPFRYKMYRKGSGRDAFIKENWTMKKNEDDLRTRLNPMQYEVTQNNGTEPPFRNEFWDHKEEGIYVDIVSGEPLFSSLDKFDSGCGWPSFTRPLSKQGVNEKTDTSHFMVRTEVRSTRADSHLGHVFDDGPKDQGGLRYCINSAALRFIPMSELEQEGYGEYVSLFR
- a CDS encoding alpha/beta hydrolase is translated as MSSQEREGADSAKRPNGPRSLPLRLLLGIVHAGSWMTGLPLPRMRPGMKLFMKGLDAAAALRVEGKAVWKDIAVTADDGRIIPVRLYRPESAGESDKLPIVLYFHGGGFALGDHTARHRYNRAWCVLSGCMLLSVGYRLAPEHPYPAGVEDAYDVLKWASLHASRLGGDGSRIAVAGESAGGNIAAVTALLAKERGGPDIACQALLYPAVDLTGGARSSAQPSLRENGRQYMLTLRLLQQFASGYAPKEHRSRPAVSPLLADTLEGLPPALVVTAELDPLRDQGHQYAERLRRDGVAVEYRCYAGMIHDFTAMMPGWIPAAGHSLRLAATFVRRELAAAGGRMPFDEDPECSPGEEERTALMDYILRERSPELMVQEEG
- a CDS encoding nicotinate phosphoribosyltransferase, which produces MNCEDLTLHTDKYQVNMMYAHWKMGTHNRKAVFEMYFRKLPFGNGFAVFAGLQRIVDYISKLAFSEEDLDYLRTQEERYEEAFLDELRSFRFTGTLEAVPEGTLVFPGEPLIRVEARIMEAQLVETALLNAANFQTLIATKASRVKQAAGDDTLLEFGTRRAQEMDAAVWGARAAYIAGFHATSNMRAGMMFGMPAKGTHAHAWVQAFDSELEAFMNYAKALPDGVTLLVDTYDTLKSGVPNAIRTGEELRKEGKELQGIRLDSGDLAVLSREARRMLDEAGFPDVKIVASNDLDEHIIMNLKAQGARIDTWGVGTQLITAADQPSLGGVYKLVAREKDGRYEPVIKISGNLDKVSNPGVKDIYRLIDRRSGMAVADFMTLRGDPAPAEGAVLKLVDPAHPYVTAEAEDYVAVPLLNAVFRDGRLTGELPALDEIRAYHAGQLKLFRQPHLRKLHPEPYPVAFSESLWSLKTEMIQRVKPRTGGR